A window of Amaranthus tricolor cultivar Red isolate AtriRed21 chromosome 8, ASM2621246v1, whole genome shotgun sequence genomic DNA:
gaattttatgaagaaaataagataattgaagttggacaaataTGACCATCAAAATAAGAGATTTTTTAACTAAAATACACTACTTTTTCATTCCTATTATCCCATTTATTATTACCTTTCAAATGGATTGTTAATACTTTTCAATCCTTTAATGATGGGTGTTCTAATGTAGAAGTAGTGAAAATCAACAATCCTTCTTACCTCGTCTAATGTGCTAGGCTCTTTTGTGAAGGTATGATCTTATCTtaaattcctttcctttttgattatttttaagagATTTTAATTGTTGTCATCTTTGAGATAATTTAAGTTGATTAAATaataacttttatatttttgaaaattgagtcttattttaattataaaaatatcacTTTCTTCAGTTAAGGTCTTAAGTTTGATTCTTATCTAATTCACCTTAGCCTTGAGCCcatgtaataaaaaattaaaaaaattccatGCTTTCGTTATCATCTTTAACTGGAATATGGAAGTAATAAATATCAAAAGAATATAGAGAAGAGTCAACTAACCTCAGCTTCATCTACTACCTTCAAGAAAAGAATAATAGGAAGTAATAAACTAGATTActtaaattgaaaatatatttcagttgtattaattaaaagttacatactcacatacatttttttattttatttaataaaatcaaaattaattttttattttgtaaactaTTTTCTTTGGCTAACTAAATGGTAGCTAGAAGTTAACATATTCTATATATTAAAATGTCCTTTATTTGAAAATTAGATATGGCTTTTGTCACCATTAGGTTAAGTTAATTtgcttacaaaaaataattaagttaattatcCAATCCACATCATAACGTTTACTTGATCACCTTGATGACTTTAGCTAGACCTTCAACATtatcttttaacttttttaaaagaaaattatcttttaattttttaatgcgCGTGTAATTAGGGGCAGATCTTAGTCTATAagttaaataaaatagaaattagtatgatttaaataaatatttggaattaagtttacaGAATAAAATGACAGAATTTGGGATGAATAGAGGAAAAAAATCATATCAACGATAACAGAATAAAATGATAGAATTggaatgaaaaaagaaaaacaattcaTATGGATGATTGTCACCCCAATCTTTGTTGTAAATAATAGTTTCGCAGAAAGATTTAAACCCTTAATTTTTAGTTCACAAACTATATTTATAATTGTTATAATAGTAATGCAACATTTTATGTTTGTATAATGACCTGGAAATTTTTTAGGGTTCAACCCCTTTGACCCTGAATGAAAGTCCGCCTCTCTATGTaatcattttatatttaaatttaatttttattaattagccTCCAAATTTGAGTGACTAACTGTAATCAATCAAATTCACCAATGTACAGCTATtacatatagatataatatTGACTAGGCTAATTAATCtaatttccaatttaattaGTAACAAGTTGGgttaaaataaatatcaaattatcaCCATATAATAATCGCATGATGAATTAGATTgactaattataaattaaaatattattaaaaatttcttttccaaaaattaataaataaatctcTTTATACAAGATGctaatatatacttcctccattccaaaATAGTTTTAACGTTTGCTTTTTTACGCAGTCTAATACACTAATTGCATTGTTAATATCTCTAGTTATATACAATAAAAAAGTTgtacaataaaaattttataaatgtgatattaataatctttgcaccGTGACGAATCAAAtgagatctcatttgactatgttttaatttatagattaaaaattaattaaaaattaaaagagataagtgaatagtataaatattttcaatattacaaCTAAATTGAAATGGAAGAAGTAGTTATTAAGACTCAAATGGAAGAAGTAGTTGTTAAGACGACAAACCAAGAGTTACTTTCTTTATAACATAAAAGACATACCAAGTACCAACCTACTCCCAAATAATAGTTTTTGACAGTTTGTTAGGACGACTGAGGTTCAAAATAAAGACTACATGGTCAGAAAGAGATAACCTTTTTCTTATAATGCAGGATATAATTTTCTTATACTTTAATAATTACTCACCTCATTTCAGATTACGtttgaaatatttcatttttaaataataaaatattaaatagctattttaaaataaaaaagttaaatatatatacatataaaattttattagattcattttgatgtatttaatttaaatatacatattttataactttttaataAGTGTGATTATAGATATTAGAAATCCACTTGAAAAATatgcaaaaaaatcaaatgtaactAAAATTGTGAAAtgaatagtatatatatatatatatgtatatatatatatacatatatatatatatatatatatatatatatatatatatatatatatatatatatatatatgtatacatacatatatatatatatatatatatatatataatgataataataataataataataataataataataataataataataataataataataataataataataataataataataatattgaatagtacagaaaggaaaaaaaatcaaatgtatagttgataataacaaaaacaactgCTGAAATCATAGTTTGAAAGTAAGATCTCATGTACTTTAGATTGACATTATTTCATTGACCTttacaataattaatttaagaCTTGTTCaagtatatttattatataaaacctAAATTTCAAGCAACTTGATTCATGTAAAATGAAATCTTCTTTACCAATAgagcaaaaatatattttatttatattatatatttttaaaattattaggtTGAAAATAAGTTAatctaaaaaaaagtaacataaAGTCGTAAACTAACAGCCCATTAATCTTTACTAAATGgtgtaaatgaaaataatttgtagtgtaaattctCATGATATATATGTTGTCattcattcccatggtaatgaaatgaaagtttgatcataaaaaagttttttctttacaaaaattttCCATCAACACCTAATAATATTACATGTTCAAATGAAaatgtattggaatgaattttgggaagaaaataagattgttGAAGGAGTATAGATCATTAAAATTGTCAAAAGATATTCCTACTAAAATTGCACTAACTTTTTATTATCCCACCATTTACAACAGATTACCAAATGGGTCGTTAAGATATGTCGTGCAGAGTGTGTATccttcttctataaaatatgctAGATTGATTTAGGTACCAATAAAACTTATTAATTGTATATATGACTAATTATTTATGcgtaattttaaatcataataattaataaattaatttaatttgaaagcacttaaaatatttaattagatTCAAATTACCGAtagattatataaatattattattattattattattattattattattattattattatacatgCATCTTttgtttcaatattttatttcttaattgattatgataatatattttctaataatttatgaataatatgtcaataaaaataacttttttactgaattgattattatgttatccaataattaaaatttaatgtgtatcTTAATTGTTTATGtagaatattaattaaatagtgtataattttatgatatattataaatcaaaattaattttatatagaaacatcttttattataggctaataaatattttaaaagatgTTTTTATTATAGGCTAATAATCAAACAttgttatattataaaaataaaacaacagaAAATTTTAATTGTACTGTCAACACGTGTCACATATTTTTTGAGAATGGCAATTGCCAAAATTTTCATGATTGTAGATTTGTAGTAATGAAGCAACACTCGTGAATTGAAAAGATCATACACACTAGAAAAGACATAAGAGTCAGCTGACTAGTCAAAAGAAGGAGGAAGAATTTTTATTGGATTCAGTTTTATGCATTCAAACTTTTGTCTAATTCTATTGTGAATTTCTTTTGCCGTCCACCATGCATCCAATCAAAAATAGAAACTACTATGATGACGTGGCATCATTTCATTGGATGGATTTTGGAATAGGTCTTCTACAAAGTCAAACATAGATCTATGATACCGATTAAAACAGAGCTCAAAGTTTGACCATGTTGGTACAATAGTACTTggtcttttttatttgtttctttCTTAATACTTGAAtaccattttaaatttttattattttgtcttGGTTTCAGTTTTAATGTGCCTTCATAAGTGAGTTGTGTATTATCCATCTTATTCTTATACACTTTTAGTACTGAACGTGATTATTTGGAAATATATTAAGTGCATGCTTTTTTCTTTGCCCTCTACTCAAATATTGTATGTTCACTACCTTCCTCTCTAAGCCGATTATGTCTTGTGCGAGATACTAAATTGATGACTATAAGTTATAACTATGACATTAAACCTAACTCCCTTCGTctcatttattttgttctattttttattttagtatgtGTTAATAAAtttgttccatttttatttttggatatatttcaccaattttactttttatgtagtattatttatttttaaatacctTATATATGAAAGCTATGGATGGGAGTAGTATATAGTGATAGAAgtatattagaaaaaaatattttcctttttaattggAAGGATAAACATACAAGTTACTCATGCAAAACAGGTTTTGATgttgaaaattagggttttttatttttaaaaaataaataatcttaaataatttttttaaatatgatctttatattatattattccgAGTATAAGTACTAGCttcatataaaaattataaaattattttgaaacttCATCTGTTTGTCATTgtttaaattacattttaaagaTAATACtttaatcttattttaattaaaaggcTCTTGTGAAATTGgttaaaataggaaaaagaaaaaaaatgaagatagTAGTAGTGTTTATTAAATCAACTTAGACaacaaagtttaatttgataTCCATCTATAAATGATAATATCTATGTTATAAAATATGATAATGCTGTTCGGATATTCCAATTAACTATAAATTACTACAATTAtgtaaatcaatataaatccaAAGTCGTGATTCTAACAATACGTGTCTGCTACGATATGAACCTATATGAATTAAATTgacaatattaattaaatgaaaaattattatttttagatggTTTGTAAATCACTTATGTAAATTGACaacattaattaaatgaaaaattactATAGTTATGTAAATCATGTAAAACCAAATTCGTGATCCTAACAATACGGGTCTGCTACGATATGAACCTATATGAAATTGACAACATaattagtaaaatgtaaatttatcattattatttaatttaaaaacaagATCATTACTCTTACTCTATTGTACTCCTTATGATCCATATTGCTTGTGAGACTGAAATATGGTGGATGGTTGACAATTCTTTGTATTACATAGCAAGTGAATTGAATTTCCTTCGCCTTATCTCAATCTATTATataatctaaaaataattaaaataaaggataatttgatattaataatccaacctttcactcatctgctatgaataatctcatctttagattattttttaataatcaaacCTTTACTCTTAGTTTGCTAGCagcataactttttattttataattattcaaTCTTTGCCTCTACTATCAGCATATCCTATTAGTATGCTGATCGAAACTAAGTGCAAAGGctgaattattaaaaaacaaattcaaaggtAGAATTATTCACCGCAGATGAgtgaaaagttggattattaatatcaatttttcctaaaataaaaagttttatgtaatattaattgtttttatattattttattataaaagtcaaaaataaatttaaaatcccctctaaaatatgtttaaattaaatattgacTATTATATTAGACCTTGGATAAAAGTTCGTACGTTTGTTTCCATATATAAATGTGATGGCCCCAGAAAAATTATTGGCGAATTCAGCAGCTGACTATCCAAGATAACGTACTCAAACCGCTCAAAATAATAAGGTAAGAATTTAGCctctatttttcaaaaaaatatttttaatcattcattattTGTATAGATtggtttatttctaattttaatttattttactttgcCAGAATATATCACcaatttcttaaattattttctttaatttggttGGTATGTCAagcctaatttttttataatttaatttttatgatcaaagttttctaataataatttTGCTAATGATCCCTAAGATGTTCTttgtgaaaataataattaatttaaaaaatgttttaacttttaaattaattaaataattaatcaagCTTTAATATTATCAACAAGCGTATCTTTATAATCAATCaatatacatataaattaattaatagtaattataaaaccAGATCTCATCTGTGAAAGTTGACCGTTCAAGATTAAAGCAGATGTATAATTTGatctatataattaaattaaggaaTATTGATTcataaatattgaaattaattatgtGAGTGGTTAATTCatctatataataatattaagataTTCATATATATCTTCATATATAACCCATAAATTTAATCATTGTCCCAAATGAATTGAGGGTAGTTAGCAACAAGTTTGTGTTTAGTactcttaaaaatattttttttttagattttatcatgaaaaattgacattaattataaatatttgttattaatttactgaaaataaattcatttattaattattttcttaaataatttcatgtatgattttataTAGTGAtagtatataaatttattttcaaccaATAAACAATGTGTGAAAAATTATTAACAACAAAATTTtccttattaattaaattattattacacGCATCTAGatcaaaaaatattaagttttataTTACAAGCAAATAACTATACGAGCTAAACCTACAACtagcaattaaaataattaatattttcattaatataaTCGATATGTAaaacattatttttaaatttttgagaaGTCATTATAAATTTCCTTGATTAATGAGTCTGTCAAAAAATTCCACTAAttctaacattttaaaaataaagcaTGAATCTTTTGTACAGAAGGGCCCACACAAAGTCAACACAATATGGTCATGGATTCCCTTTCAGAACAgctatatttaattaataaaatgtttCTTCTGATCATGTTCATAATccattttttcctttattttatgtcattaaatgttaattaagaAGACTGATTAAACCTAATTTTTAATTCCAAGTTATATCTCTTTGGTATAACCACTCTTTTTCCATGATGGAGACTTAATTCACAGagttgaatatatatatttttctgtAGTCCACATGTTCTAGCTACTAGCTGAGGTATACTACTCGTTTACTATATCATCAACCATTAAAGATGTCCAAATCACTCTATCTCGACTCGATTAGAAAATATATAGGGGTGTTAGGAAAACATCTGATAACTGATAACTGATAGTTAATAGCTGATTACATTGGTTGATTTTACcaactgattttattaattggtttgacCAATTAGTTTTAAACCCACTACTtggcagcttgttcaaaaaataCAGCTTATTTATAACAATACGTTGTTTCAACcatttaatttgccaaacactaaCATTGAATGTGACCACCCAACGATCTCTATTTGTATCaatataagctaaaattgccTAAAAACTATTTTGCCAAACATTcctataatatatatgaaattgaCCTGATCTGAAATAGCATACTTAAAACCTATCAAAACACCTTAATTTACACCTCTAAATTAACCATCGTTTATTTGTTAGGAAGTACACTTAATCATCTTATTTAATTATCTCATTTAATTCCCTTCCTGAAAGAAGACTATAGGTAATTAACTAACTGTTTAGctgtaaaataattaaatattttttgatctAAACTTGCATTAATTGGcttattactatatatatatactactatatatatatttagacatTAGGTTCTCCTAACTCACTATTGTAAATTGCAGTTGGCTCATAGAAACTCAAAACCTAGCTATCAAAAATGGAGGCCGAACTTAGTGGTTCTACAATTTTCAATACTAATCAAGTAAGccttaatttcttttaaaattatttaattatgtgtACTTTTCATTTATGTAAATTTACTGACTAAATCTATTGTTAAGGCTAGATTGGAAAACATCTTTGCTTTTAAAGTTACATACTTATGATAATCTGAAATCTCTCTAATGTTAGCTAGCTAGTGAAAGTCACTTAATAATACTTAGGATAATGAAAATATGTTTCAAAAGTTCTATAATCCAATTCATAATAAGGATCCTtcgatatgtttttttttttccgatgTAAGGTTGGACATGCCTATAAATATAAGTAGTAAAAATCAAACTCTTGTCACGCACAAAGATGAAATAAATAGTCTTCAATCAATAGGTCAATTCATAGTtctcaaaataattaaacatgttCGAAGATGCATGTTCATATTTgcttaataatataaacttgtgTATTTGTTTTCCTAATTATTATTTGATGTAATTAATTTAGTGTTTTGGCACCAAATTATGTAGGAGGATCTTCTAAAATCAGCAAAAGCAAAGATGGGAGAAGTAAAAGAAGAAAATGAGAGATTAAAGAAGTTATTATCACAAATTATGAAAGATTATCAATCTCTTGAGAATCAAATCTCTTCAATGGTGCAACCTAAAAATGATCAATCCACAGAAACAAATTCATCAATAAGCAACAATAATAACTCAATCAAGGAAGATAATTATGAAGATAATCAAAACCAAGAGCCTGAATTAGTCTCCTTAACTCTTGGTAATTGGAGTACTaccaataaaaaacataattatgATCATAATTATAAGAAGCAAGAAAATAATGATAGAATGGTAGAAAGAGAGTTAGAATTAGGGCTAGATTATTGTAAGGCTAGTGATAATGATCCTAAGAATGATTTGAGGTTCGAGAATTCCAATCGAGATTCGAAGGAAGGTGCAAATATGGAGGCATGGAGTTCTAGTCATGATCTAAAGGCTAAAGAGGATTTGAATTCAAAGGAGGGTGATGATCAAGAAAGCTTGCACCAACCCCAAGTGAAGAAGACTAGGGTTTGCATTAGATCAAGATGTGACTCCCCCACGGTTAGTTGACTTTTAAAGCCAATCACTTTTTAATCTaagattaatataattatataaaagatCTCAATTGTTGATGTACATTAACTAGCTCACGTTTCTCAATTTTGAACCTATTCAATATtcacaaattattattaaaatggtTTTATCGTGAGACAATTCTGAATGGGCTAAATAGTCAAACTACACATATAAAAGCATTTAATttcatacttataatatttatttttaattgtttgatgTTTAATACGTCATTTAAGATGTtagaattgacattttaaattttataacaattatttttttcttgaatttgtgctttatgtatatatatatatatgaatttatgtTATTGTGATTAGACGATCTCACATTAAGAGTTGTTATTTGATAAAACTTTATAGTTGTTAGTTTTAGCTTAACGAATTAGTTTACAACTTTTAGCTTATAAAATTAGCTTTACAATTTATGGAGTAGATACTTGCTGAGGTGCAATCTTTATGAAATTTAAAGATCATATTTTATCAATCAATTTGTACATAAATACTTTAAAACATATTGTTATATGAGTTTAATGTGTGGTTGATGGTAAAATTGTAGATTCATGATGGATGTCACTGGAGAAAGTATGGGCAGAAAATAGCAAAAGGAAATCCATGTCCTCGAGCATACTATCGATGCACAGTTTCGCAGAATTGCCCTGTCAGAAAACAGGTACACTAATAATATTACATACTACTTCGTCTTATTTGGATCAATTATatattgactatatttttatttacacattatccataatatattaaataagcttgaaaaataaaaagtattattaattgtaatgtaacaaatatttttataacgaagtatatcaaaagataaaattGATAGTTGAATTctcaatatatatatgttacataTGATATCATCATGACTCTACGAGAGTCATTTGAGAAAGAAGTGTAGATACAACATATAGTTCATTTAGGtcattgaataaattttaaacttataaCCAACCGTCTTGTTAATTAGCTTTTGATATTATATcgtttatttgaaaataatagaatAAGACTATAAAGATACACTTTGTATGGCGCTAATGAGGCTCGCCTTTGACCTCCCACCGCCTCCCAAAAAGATCCGTTTTAAACTAATAGCTAATCTTGACAGCTTGTTATTCAATTTTTCAGGCCAATAAACAACTTGTTTGTCGTTGTTTCAAGTCTTAGACCAATTAAATAGTGGACTTTTTCATAAGGTGTATTCTAAACGATCAAATAACtctcttaatttttatgattaatagatagatatatattattgttggaaAAAATATTcccataattttaaaattttggcaaaaaagctttataacatagtatataataaaaaatagaacttcaaccatcaatttgaatttgattaaatatGTTTCTTATCATGATATCAGGATAATTAAATGAAAGACGAGAATTCTTTTAGTCACCTCCTATGcataatcataaatcaaaaatcaattctAGTTAGGATGTCCTCTACTCTTCGTTTGAACGACCACTAGAACTGATCTAATGTTTCGTTTATGTAACTGACTCTAATCTTTTGATATTAGAGGCGAGTTAATTATAAGAGTATAGGGTGGGCCAAACACTCACCTCTACATGTGTGCTAAACCAATTCagttattatttttctattttatgtgTTACGAAATTCAACTTCAATACatgaattatttttctatttttctataTGAATTAAAGTTTTAGATAGTAGTTGTATGTGAAAAGAAACATGTATGCCAACTTTTTCTTGTAAACTTATTATTGTAGGTACAAAGATGTCCTCAAGACATGTCCATCTTGATCACAACCTATGAAGGAACACACAACCACCCACTCCCACTCTCCGCCACCGCGATGGCATCCGCCACCTCTGCGGCCGCCGCCATGATAAAATCTCCCTCTTTAACCTCCCAAACCCCAACTCTTACAAGACCTCTAACTACTTCATCTCTTGGACTACACTCCTCAAACTTCATCACAACTTTCAACAATCCTTCTTTAATATCAACTTCTTCCCATAATTCACACCCTACTATTACCCTAGACCTTACCTTACCCAATTCAGGATTTTCCTCCTTTGATTGGTtatcttcatcatcaaattcCTCAAGAAATTCTAGCTTCCTAAACTTTTCTTCAactccttcatcttcatcattaCCTTCATTAGACttctcaaaaaataataattcttgttcatttccTACAAATACTTCTTCTTGGGCTAATGGGTATTTATTACCTTACAATAATactactattaataataataataatataaaaaataataatatttttcaaaaccctaaatcctcTCTAAATGATACATTAGCAGCTGCTGCGACAAAGGCAATTgcaacaaaccctaattttcagtCAATTTTAGCAGCAGCTATATCTTCTTATGTTggaaataagaacaataattttGAGCAAAAAAATGGCTCACAACCAAAAGATCAAGGTGATCAAAGCTTGACATTGTTTCCTACAACATCAAAGAACAATGCATCTGTCGGTGTTGATGCAAGCAGGGGAGAATCTAGGTCTGGATCTGCCTAATTCATCACAAAACCCCTGTTAATATTGCGTTATGTAACATATATAACACAAAAAGAATAGTAGTTAAGTTGGTTCTGTACACATGCAGATCAATTGTACTGTTCTGCCTAACTTATACTGGTTTGTGTATTTTGAATctagtttattgattttttttttaggggGGGGGGATttgctttttttaatgaaaaagggATGAATTGAGTACCTATACATATTTCTTTTTAACAATTATGCTTCAATGTGTTTCTATGGAGTTTATTCAATGTTGTCTTAATTAAACAAGGCCCTTGCTATTAAGGGAAGGAAGGAAAAGGTTGTTCAATGAGACTATGAGGCTTACATTCTTAGATGTGTTTCGGTACATTTATATTCTTGCATGTATTATTACAAATTGAAATATCATGCATGAATtgtcaattatttttattgtttggtaattggtagataatattgttattaaatgaatatgaagtataataatatttatttctttcTAAGTTTGTTGAGGAGAAGGATAATTGATATGGAAGCAAGTAATTAGTGGATAGAAAATAATTGAAGGGAAGTAGTCCaaaatattgataaaatttattaaaagaaaaaagagagtATGATATTGTAAATAATATTGATTTAATATTGAGAAAATATCATTTATGCTTTAGCTAAAAAGCAATGTTTACTAATTTGATTTAGATATTCTAATTTAATATCAAGGACAAAACTATATAAGAAGACTTGATTTATAATTCCATGTAATATTAAAGCTTTTCTTACCATTAAACAATCAAATATTTATCACtctaataattataatactactagcatataattaaaaaaataacttttaaaaaatgaacTGCAAGGTTGACCAGGGGAGGGCGAAGGCCAGGCCCATGCCAGCCCGTTGTGGTTTCACCCTGTACGTCTTAGTCGCAACgtcatttttttttgtagtgtaagttaaacaaaataaaaatattggagTATGATTTAAATAAATGCTTTCTAATAAATATGGTTCTAGATATTGTGTCAAAAGGAGGTGTGATTACTTAAAATCAACTATATGTCATGTTCGACTTGTTTTTAGTAAATTGAATCAATCTGAATTGCATTAGCTGAATTTTCAAAAAGTTGAAGGAAATCATACCCTAAACAAGATTAGTTTGTGTCGCATAGTCCAATTATACTTCAAATAACGTATTGGAATTGAACTCACTTGAATTGAACTAATTTGATGTATAATTATTAGAGAATCCAACTCATAATCTtatctaaataaaaaaagtaatatttatttcaatcgaGAAATAATACAACTATCTCAATACaattatggaaaaaaaatgTCTAGAATAATTCTATTTATTGTCTATCTTCTGTGAATAAtccctactattgattatttttaaataattcaacatttgtatattatttgctgacaACACCCCTTTTTACATTTTAATCGACTATTGTAGGTACCTACTAGCTGTTACACTCACTTCTTCTTCTCCCCTATACTTATTCATTGGTCTTACCTAACTTCTCTTTGGTGGTACGAACCTTTATTAGCTGGTTAAAATGTGAAAATGGGTATtgtcagcaaataatatacaaaggttgaattatttataaataattaatagtaaaaattatttacaacaaatgaaaaatagatAGGATTATTCTGGACAATATTTCCTACAATTACTAATCTTATTCTCAAGAAGACATA
This region includes:
- the LOC130821309 gene encoding WRKY transcription factor 72A-like — encoded protein: MEAELSGSTIFNTNQEDLLKSAKAKMGEVKEENERLKKLLSQIMKDYQSLENQISSMVQPKNDQSTETNSSISNNNNSIKEDNYEDNQNQEPELVSLTLGNWSTTNKKHNYDHNYKKQENNDRMVERELELGLDYCKASDNDPKNDLRFENSNRDSKEGANMEAWSSSHDLKAKEDLNSKEGDDQESLHQPQVKKTRVCIRSRCDSPTIHDGCHWRKYGQKIAKGNPCPRAYYRCTVSQNCPVRKQVQRCPQDMSILITTYEGTHNHPLPLSATAMASATSAAAAMIKSPSLTSQTPTLTRPLTTSSLGLHSSNFITTFNNPSLISTSSHNSHPTITLDLTLPNSGFSSFDWLSSSSNSSRNSSFLNFSSTPSSSSLPSLDFSKNNNSCSFPTNTSSWANGYLLPYNNTTINNNNNIKNNNIFQNPKSSLNDTLAAAATKAIATNPNFQSILAAAISSYVGNKNNNFEQKNGSQPKDQGDQSLTLFPTTSKNNASVGVDASRGESRSGSA